The Polyangium aurulentum genomic interval CTCGTGTAGAGTGCAACTGCGCGCTCCTCGTCACCCCCTTCACGCGCATGCCTGGCCAGCGCCATGGCGTCGGTCTCGCCCCTTTCCTCCAGCCAGAGGCTGGCGACGAGGTGCCCCGCCCTTTGATCCGCCTCCAGCGACAAACCATATGCCGCGTCGCGCGTGAGCGCATGCCGGAACCTGTACTCGACGTCCCCCTGGAATCGGCTCTGCCGTCGCTTGTCGACGAGCTCGGCTTGCCACAGGTGCTCGAGCCAGCGGTCCACGTCGTCTCCAGCGCCCCATCCCTCGCATATGCGCTGCACGCCATCGCGCCAGAATGCCTCGCCGAGGATGCTCGCCGCGCGAAGCGCCCGCCGTGCCTCAGGGGCAAGGCGCGAGAGGCGCGCCTGCAGCATCGCGAGCACCGTCTCCGGCACGTCCTTCGTCTTGCCCTCCGCCGCTGCTCGAATGAGCTCCTCCAGAAATAGCGCATTACCGCCCGCGAGCTGCACGAGCCGAGAGAGCGTCTCCGGGCTGACGTCCGCTCCGAGCACGGTCTTGACGAGCTGCTCGCTCGCGCGCTTGCTGAGCGGCCGCAGCGCGATTTCCACCCCACGCTCCGAAAGAATCCCGGTGAGGGCCCCCTTGGCCTCGGGCCGACCGAGCGCGAACACGAAGAGAGGTGCCTCGTCGAGTTGCCGGAGCGCGGTCTCGAAGAGCTTCGTCGTGAGCACGTCGCCCCATTGGATGTCCTCGAGGACGATCACGACGGGATGCATGGCGCATTCGGCAGACAGCCAATCCACGAAAGCCTGCGAGATCTGCTCGGCCATGATGCGAGGATCGCTCCGAGCCCCCTGGAGGGCTGGGCTCTCCTCGCTCGGGAACGGGACACCGCAAAGCTCCCCCAGGAACTCGCCGATACGTCTCCTGTCCGCGGGCTCCACATGTCTGCACAGCCGCTCCACGAGCCCCTCTCTCTCGCGGTCAGCCGCGTCGCCTACACCTACGCCTGCATGCCGCCGCAGCGCGTCGCTCACGAGCACGTAGGGCGACCCGACGGTCAGCGGATCGCCATGCCCCATCAGGATCTCGGCTTCAGGATATCGATTCCTGATGCGCCGGAGCAGCTCGTGCCGGAGCCGGGATTTCCCAATGCCCGGAGGCGCGAGGACGGAGGCGACCTGGGCGATTCCCTCCTCGACACTACGCGACATGAGTCCTTCGAGCTGGGCGAGATCGACCTCGCGCCCCACGCAGGGCGTGGGCCGACCGAGCAGCAATCTTCCCTCGTCCGCAGTGTCGCGCTCCCCGCGCAAGAGCACGCCGCTGTCGAATGACGAGGTGACGAAGCGCGCGTCCAGAAGCCCCGCGGTCACGGAGTCGACCCATATGCCTTCCGTGGCCGCCGCGGACAGGACGGCCTCGCTTTGCTGCTGGAGGAGACGGATTGCACGGTCGACCGCCTCCCCGATGCGCCGGGTATGCCTCCGCTGCACGCGCCCGGTGGCGATGGCAATGCGCGCATCGGGCCATGACTCGCGCATGTACAAGGCGCCCTTCGCAGCGAGCCGCGCCAGATCCGTCGCGCTATCGCGTGCGTCCGGAATCGCGATCACCGATCCATCCGCGAGCTTCTCGCTCGCAAAGCCGAAGCGCGGCAACCCGCTCCGGACCGCGCCGAGCTGGTCGACCACCGTCCCCCGCGTCCCGTCCACATCGGCAGCTGCCAGCGTCGCCGGGGGGAACGTCGCGAGCAGCACGCACACGAGCACCTGCTCGCCGCTGTCTTCGCTGATCATGGGACGACACACGGCGCGCGTCTCCGGGATGTCTGGGGCGTCGGTCGCCGGAGGCAAAAACGCGATCTCGCGCTGCAGCGCAGCCGCATCCTGCGGACGTCGCGCCGGATCCTTGTCCATCATTCGCTCGAGCAGGCGCGCCCAGGGCTCGGGGACGGGGGGGCGCAGCGTTCGCACGGACTCTGGGGCATCGAAGAGGATCTTTGCCAGCACGCCCGCGACGTGCGCTGCCTCGAAAGGAGGTCGCCCCGTGAGGCACTCGTAGAAGATGCAACCCAATGAATAGATGTCCGTCGCGGGCTGCACCCTCGCGTCGCTAGAGGCCTGCTCCGGCGCCATGTAACGCGGGGTGCCGAGAATCGTCCCCGTGACGGTGAGCCGCTGGATGCCCTCGACGCGACGAGCGATCCCGAAGTCGAGGAGCACGACGTCGGCGCACGAGCCGCCGCGCAGGAACAGGTTTGCGGGCTTGAGGTCACGGTGAACGATCCCCCGCGCATGGACCGCTGCGAGCGCGTCGGCCGCCCTGTCGAGGACCAGCAAAGCTTCGGTCAAGGAGAGCTGCTGCCTGGCAAGCACCCGCCGCAGATCCTCGCCCTCGAGCCATTGCATGGCCAAATAGGGCTGCCCCTCGGGTGTCTCGCCGTGCGCTACGTACCGCACGATGCGCGCGTGCGCGATCCCAGCGAGCATGCTGACTTCTCGTGAAAAGCGCTCTGCGTCGCTCGGATCGTCGAGGACGCCCTGGAGCAGCTTGATCGCTACGGGCCGCCCGTCTGCGCGGTCGAGTGCACGGTATATGGTCCCCATTCCTCCGTGCTCCACGAGCCGCTGGATCTCGAAGCGGCCTGAGATCAACGCGCCTTGTGGAAGTGCTGCCGTCATCGTCCTACCCAGGCCGTCACTCTACCAGGACCCTTCGGGATGAGCACTGGGCCTACTTGCCGCGCCCCACGTTCTCCTGTGGACTCACCGCCAGCTCAGTATCTAACCAAACAAACCGGAGCTCGCATCCTCGCGGCGCTCGTGGGGATCCGCGGGGCGCGCTGGAGTGGCAGGCGCGGTATGCGCTCGCGTTCACGAGCTGGGCGCAGGATGGGGGATGGCGGGTTGGCCAAGGTGAAGGCATTCGATGGGCGTTGCCCAGCAGTACTGCGGACAGCTCGGCACGACGCCGAGCGTCGGCGACGCGTGGGCGTTCCTGAGAACGTGGCCTTCAAGGCCCAATGGCGGATCGCGCGAGTGTTCACCCTCCCAGACCACGAATCCAGAAACGTACACGCCTGGCGAACACGGGGGATGTGTCCGCCAGGCGCGTCCGTCGAGCTGGTCATTCGTTTGCCCCAGCGGCGGTTTCCGGAACGGTGAGAGCATTCGCCGCGCTTCCGGCCGGTCGTGCTCGCCCGTCGATGGTCATCGCGCGGGGGAACCGATACAACCCGTAAAGCTGGTCCTACGGATACTTCGGATATCCGTATTTGTAGCATTCTCCATATTTGTCGTGGGGGTGGTTCTTCAGGTGCGCGGACACGGCAGGCTCTCCGATGCAAATGGTATGAGCATTACCAGGATTGCCCGGCGGAACGTGACAAATGGCCGCCTTGCCGACGCCCGCGCTGTACGGCCCGCAGTCATATTTGGGGTCGTCGTACTCGTCATAGCTGTAGCCCAAACCCGTCGTATCCAACCCCTGGGATTCCTCCGAGAGGGTCTCTTCCGAGACGGCCTCTTCCGGATCGACCATGCACCCAATCATGAAGAAAGAGCCGATGATCGGAAGGATCGCGAGCTTCGCAAAACCCATGACGTGACTCCTTTGTGGATACTCCAGCACCCTTCGAGCATACCGCGAGCGAAGTGATGCTTTCCCGACGGCGCAATGCGTGACGCAATGACCGTCGCGAGGAATCAGCATCGCACTGAATCGAGTCGAGTCAAGCACGATAGCGACCCAGGCATTCTATGATGGTAACCATATTTCCACTCGGTATTCTCCGGCGTCCGCAATCTGGCGACGTTCGCCGGAGGGCATACGACCTGCCGTCAAGTGCATCCATGGGATGACTTCGCGCTCCGGGCGCCAGGGCGAACAAACCTGTTCGTCCACGACCGACCCTCATCGATCGCCATGAATGATACAGAACAGCAGCAACACAGGCGGCCTCAGCTTGGAAACGGCAGCGGAAAAATCATCGACTTGCCGAAAAGAACTCGGTCCAGGCCGTGCCTGGTCCGGGTCGAGGAGCGACCGTCGAACCAGAGCCGCGCTGGCGGCATCGCCCAGCGCGCGTCCTCGCGCAAGAGCGCGGGAACGTGCCGTCCCTCACGCTCAGCACATTTTCGCACCGCCGACCGATGAGATTTCCCCTCGCCCTCGGTCTGTACCTGCAAACCCGCAAGGAGGAACTGCGATGCCGGTACAGAAAGCCACTCCCTATCTCTTCTTCAACGGGACCGCGGAGAAGGCGCTCCAGCACTACAAGCAGGCGCTCGGGGCCAAGATCGAGGGCCTCATGCGCTACGGCGAGATGCCAGACGTCGAGACGAGCACCCCCGAGGACGCGCGCCGAGTGGTGCACGCGTACGTGCGCATTGGTGGGGCGGAGCTGATGGCCAGCGACACCCCCGCCGGGAAGACCACCCCGGCGGGCAGCAAGGTGGAGGTGTGCCTGGACTACGACGACGTGGAGGAGATGGCCCGGCACTTCGAGGCACTCGCCGCGGGAGGCAAGGTCACGATGGGCCTCCACGATACGTTCTGGGGCGCGAAGTTCGGCGCTTTGGTCGACGCCTACGGCATTCACTGGATGTTCAACTGCACCCAGAAAAAGAGCTGAGCGATCATCCTGGACGCGCCGCCAGATCCCGGAGGATGTCGATGCGGCGCGTCTCTCGCTGAAGCCGCGCCGCATTCCAGGTGACTCCAGAAGGAGCGATCAGGCGGCGCGAGCGCCCTGCTCCTCGCGTCGGCGTCGAACGAGCCGCGCGACGCCGAGACCTGCCAGGATCAGGAGGCCAATCGGCGGTGAGGCAGGCGAAGCGATCCCGCAGCTGCAGCCACCGTCGTCCGCTCCGCCGTCAAGGGGCGTGTCCACCACCGCAGGAGGTGGCAGCGCCAGCAGAAAGCGGACGGTGTGGCGCGCATCGGTGAGGTTTCCGGCGAGATCCTTTACGGTCACCCAGACCTCGGCGTCGAGATCGGTGAGGGGCGAGGACAGCTCGATGGTGGTCACACCGGCGAGCTCCGCCTTGCCGGCCAGGTTGGGCCCGCACTCGGCTCCCGGCGCAGGGATGACGCAGGCCGTGAGCGAGTCTGGATCGATGCCGTTGCCGACATCGACCGTGCCAATACGCAGCGCAACGACACTCTCCCCGTCGGCCACGCCGACGACGTGGAGCGCCGGGAAGAGCAGATCCTGCGTGAACTCCGGCCCCCAGCTCGCGCCCGTATCGATCCAGCGGGCCAGGATGCCGAGCTCCTCGGGCGTGATCGAGGTGGGGTGATCCGCGCCGAAATCGATGTCGTCGGGGAGCTGCGCGTCGGTGCGGTTGTCGGTGCGGGCATTCCGCGCCTTCCAGTAGAGCAAGCTGCCGCGGCTGTTCATCATCCGCATGTACCTGGAGAGGTTGGGCTTGCCGAGCGACGTCCCGTGTTCGACGTCCTGGTGTTGCAATGCCGGTGGTACGAACTTCTGCCCGGAGTCGAGCACCAGCCGGAAATACGTGGAGTCGTCCGTGTAGTTCTGGACCTTCGACCACTCGCGAGGGATGTCGAACCGGAGCCCGGCCGCCGCCTCCGCGCCTTGATGACAGGAGACGCAGCGAGCCTGCAGGATGGGCATCACATCCGCTTCGAACTCGATCATGTAGCCGAACCCGTCGATTTCTTTCTGGGTCACGTTCGGGCCCGAGCCGCCGGTGAGCAGGGGGACCTTGCCTTCACCGAGGAGGTGGGTGATGTCCTTTCCTGCGCCCGCGAACGTGCTCTCGAACGGGAGCTTGGTCGCGGCGGCGCTGTGGACGTGGCAACCATTGCAGGTCTTGACCTCACCGGGGCGGAGCGATTGCCAGGTCTGATCGGTGTTGAG includes:
- a CDS encoding VOC family protein, which gives rise to MPVQKATPYLFFNGTAEKALQHYKQALGAKIEGLMRYGEMPDVETSTPEDARRVVHAYVRIGGAELMASDTPAGKTTPAGSKVEVCLDYDDVEEMARHFEALAAGGKVTMGLHDTFWGAKFGALVDAYGIHWMFNCTQKKS
- a CDS encoding serine/threonine-protein kinase PknK, with translation MTAALPQGALISGRFEIQRLVEHGGMGTIYRALDRADGRPVAIKLLQGVLDDPSDAERFSREVSMLAGIAHARIVRYVAHGETPEGQPYLAMQWLEGEDLRRVLARQQLSLTEALLVLDRAADALAAVHARGIVHRDLKPANLFLRGGSCADVVLLDFGIARRVEGIQRLTVTGTILGTPRYMAPEQASSDARVQPATDIYSLGCIFYECLTGRPPFEAAHVAGVLAKILFDAPESVRTLRPPVPEPWARLLERMMDKDPARRPQDAAALQREIAFLPPATDAPDIPETRAVCRPMISEDSGEQVLVCVLLATFPPATLAAADVDGTRGTVVDQLGAVRSGLPRFGFASEKLADGSVIAIPDARDSATDLARLAAKGALYMRESWPDARIAIATGRVQRRHTRRIGEAVDRAIRLLQQQSEAVLSAAATEGIWVDSVTAGLLDARFVTSSFDSGVLLRGERDTADEGRLLLGRPTPCVGREVDLAQLEGLMSRSVEEGIAQVASVLAPPGIGKSRLRHELLRRIRNRYPEAEILMGHGDPLTVGSPYVLVSDALRRHAGVGVGDAADREREGLVERLCRHVEPADRRRIGEFLGELCGVPFPSEESPALQGARSDPRIMAEQISQAFVDWLSAECAMHPVVIVLEDIQWGDVLTTKLFETALRQLDEAPLFVFALGRPEAKGALTGILSERGVEIALRPLSKRASEQLVKTVLGADVSPETLSRLVQLAGGNALFLEELIRAAAEGKTKDVPETVLAMLQARLSRLAPEARRALRAASILGEAFWRDGVQRICEGWGAGDDVDRWLEHLWQAELVDKRRQSRFQGDVEYRFRHALTRDAAYGLSLEADQRAGHLVASLWLEERGETDAMALARHAREGGDEERAVALYTRAAQQSLARNDLAEALARASKGIECGAMGRALGELESIRCVALYGLGDWPRSGVAGIAAIALVPPGSLTFCLAAEKLVHLLPHVGEIARFERLVDEVELASPTPEARSAYVRAVSTLMMSFAVVGMRERAWRCLTLARVVGASVFDEDPYVKAVFTLRHGIAVHILEPDPHRALVLLEQSMRDLTEAQAFHEQAFARSLLGSARMEMGDEAGAEEVLRSAVPVAAELKDPYGTANAQAYLMLTLIKLSEPEKIDEAERLAVAVLEANIGPSYEGTARYGLAGVAVARGEWARAESEARRACALIDVAPTWALDCAGYWMRALVAQGRTEEAAALAKRYLNRLEQVGGVGFTEIAFRVAAASALFQGGEKEDAREVLIETLRQIELRASKIPDAHLKDRYLHQNRDSRQAFALAAAWGVPG